From the genome of Nicotiana sylvestris chromosome 1, ASM39365v2, whole genome shotgun sequence:
GTAATACAAAAATCGGGTAGCCAATAAGGAGGAGGGACTAATATGGTAAGGGAATCATTGATTGATTCCATTTTTGGGGTTGGAATCGGAGAGATTTAAGTGATGGCGCTAGGATTTTGAGAGGAGAGAgggaaggttcgagagagttCAAGGGAGGCAGGGCTGGGATaatggtctctagggtttggagATGGGGATATAAGGAAAAGGCAGGGTTGTCTGTGAGTCGCTGATCATTTGTGATAAACGGCTGAGATTTAGGCAAGGTTGGGTTGGTTCCGGACTGGGTTAGGGGGTTATGGATTGGTCTTAAGTGATTTGGGCTAGTGTATTTAGGTAATTAGGCTGGACAATTGGGTTGGTTTGGGTAGCTTAGGTCCaaaaaattcaataaaaattggggccagattttaaatacctaatttattaaacaaataatttataaaaataataaatgaataacaaaaatataatttgtgcATAAAAATGGTTAATAACAATTATTCaacactttaaaaatataaaaaaatattttttgcataaataaagtaattataagtatatataggctattattgcaaaatgtgcaATTTTAGCCTTAAAAAATATAAATGTATTTATGATTAAATATGCTAAAATATTTAGAACCTAATATGGGTGTAAATAATGAAATTAGATGACAAaatcattataaaaataatttgtaATGCAATTAATGATTATTTATACAGTAAAATATGGGAATAAATtgattaaatattttttaaaaattatgagaaaattaggaaaaatattcGATGATGCTCATacattattttgaaagtataaatGCATATTTTGAAATATGTGaggaaaatattgggtatcaacagctgcccctctttacccgtgaaggatgaaagagttgtcgggtaaagaaatgatgactgaTTTTGACCGAATAGAGTGATTTGAAAAATATAGGCCGCACTCTGAtttctgagctgcctatatatccttggttttacaggaatcaggccgtgtgtagttctggacccaacggtgaatgaaacCGATGGAATTGTTATAGAAATAGTCATGTGTTTCGGAAAGGATTCTTTTGGGAAGGATAGTATCGGATGGATTTATGTGGAGTTATGAATGTGAATCTAAAATGTAAAGGATGTTTGACAAGGTAGATATCCGAACGGTCATGGAATAAAGGCGAGTAATTGAGTGGAGTCTGTTACGTCCGAAATAATGACCAGGTATGAAAGGTATGAGTGGAAACCGGATCGAAGGTTGCTCCTGCTGGAAGAACAGTTGCctcctggattacctgcaaaacgTAAATCACGGCACATGCGAATATATATGGGTTATTGCGAaagtttaaacatgatgcaaaatccctttggaccatgatgattgtctttggacggtgaggatgatgtcctcagaccatgacgtcctgggccatgaagcgtatgacaaaggatttgcaggccatggaATGATGTCCTCGGGCAATGAGGATGGTGCGTCTGGACTATGACgcatttgaataatgatgtgcagtaaTCGGAGATCCTCAggtcatggcatggtgtcttcaggctatgaggatgatgccttcatactatgacgcctttggatagagaCATGATGAATCATATGAGAAAAATAAGACAGAGCTTAGCCTTGTATAGGATGGGGACAAAGTTTAGCCCCGGAAAAGGTAAAATAGTGCTAGGTTTTAAATAGGGTAATGTTCAGTCATTATACAAGGAAAGGCAAagggggaggcaatgcttagcctcatgcgggaaaggggagacagtgcttagtctcatgcaaggaaaggcagtgcttagccttatgtagacATGGAGGCaaggtttagcctcatgcaagacttGATACGGGGCccagtctcatgcaaagaaaaggtaatgcttagccttatgcaattgaggaggcaAGGCTTAACTTCATGccagaagaggagacaatgcttagtctcatgcaataggaaggcaatgcttagccttatacaaatagggaggcagggcttagcctcatacaagaagaggagacaatgcttagtctcgtacAAATAGaaggcaatacttagccttatgcaaataaggtggcagggcttagcctcatgcaagatttgagatatggcttagtctcatgcaaagataaggcaatgcttagccttatgcaaatagggaggcagggcttagcctcatgcaggatttgagacaggcttagtctcatacaaagagaaggcaatgcttagacttatgctaatagggaggcatggcttagtctcaagcaagaagaggagacaatatctcatgcaaggagaaggcaatgcttagccttatgcaaataggaggtagggcttagcctcatgcgagaagaggagacaatgcttagtctcatgcaatgggcAAATAACAATAGGAGCAGCATATTTCTTAGCTGAAGATATGTTTGCGCTTAGCGGTCTGGTTGTTATGAAGTTAATAATTTTAAGGCGCACAtacttgtggttattccttgttcctgcatccaaagaaaaatcgtgagttttgcgggggaggttggttcgtgcctttgtctgcctgttttgctttgctttgctctggAGATCCTGTTCGAGTTACCCTGGGTAACACTTGGCtaccatagaaataaagttttcgaaaattatgcatgcatttgataaacatagttattttaaaacatgatagtatataatatcaagtaaattagatgaactgCTGACTGcgacacttttagagacattgtGGCTTATTtgcgttagaattttgagggtcctcctcaaaattctgccccagtttagtaaGCGATCCTTCGGCCGCTCTGCATGTAACTGTTACACCTCATACTTTAATATTATGCGAGACAAAAATGAGTCGTTCGATTAGAATGAGTCACAGTTCATCAATATTTAGACCTATTAATTTTTACTTGTTTTCTTAATATGAAATTATTTAGTTTTGTGTAAATACCAGGTGTGAATAAATATATTTTGTAACGGAGTTAAGCCTATTATCTCCTgtgaataaaattattttttcataagaaaagaaggttatctttttaccattttaagaattaagcgtacgaaaatttgtactctttatatgatattagaaaaattataagttgagaaaatatttgtattttttgcatggatattttaataaaataatagtgtatgtatttattttgtatggtaccacatgaccatgatagtaaagtatattatagtatgatatataaagtgtattaaaagtaagtagtattttaagtaatttggaataatttttaattatgtgggtaattggttaattatcgggtaacgagtcattacctaattaattaattcaatATTTTAGACAAGCTTGCCCACCCCAGAACGTGGCAGCCCCCTTTCAACTTAAGATGACTCTTAAGCCACGTGTATACTATTAACTACTCATAAATCTTTCATATTTGGAAGTGTAATTTAATTAACCTTGGAGTAAAGGGGCCAACAACAATCCAAAGAGGAAGTACTGTATCAACAAGTCATTGAAGGAAACATTAAAGCTATTCaaaaagatgatgattttgagaTCTAAATTTGGGTATCTTTGGTTTTATCTAAATTAACCCTTATTGCCTAATAATGAATGCATTGACACCCCCGGGGAGGTATGATGTGCTCGTCTTGGCCATGTCTGGAGCCCATGGTTGTGCATTTGGATTGAATTTGAGGCTTTATTTTCCATACACTTCAATGTgtgtttttttaaaagaaaaaaataatttgaagcttgaatttTTGAATCTCAAAATGGGATGATTGGAAACCAATTTTGCTCTCCATTATTTTACCTATAAAAAAACCTCCAAATTGATAATACAGCTCCTTGGAATTTTTTTGGGAAAGTGATGTAGGTGAATAACTGGGGTGcaaaagagaatcggttcaggtatgttaaggctattctttctttcttttggcatgacccAATTAACGATACATAAATGTAATGctattccataagtggttctactcttagaaGTTAAGGATATTTACATTATTCATTCCTATAGAGTGATATTCAACCATATCTAAGTATGTTCCTGATTCCTCAAATGTCCTACTACCATATTGTCTATTCAAGGGTCTCATAATATTCCAAGAGATCATATTgtcttacttcattatgcattgcattcatttataaaTGTACATTTACCTACGACTCATAcggtgttatatatgcgtatatatgtatatatatgaatatgggatatgggaaaaggttacgacgttatatacgcatcaccacctgatcaggtggtatacgatgatgatgttgcccacagtggctgaaatgatatgatgggatgccctcagatgcttgatgatgttatgtacgtaaggacctatgcattacataacatttatatatatatgcatgaccttataaatatttcatgatttacagagctatccagatttacaggttgagtccttcactccatgtttcttccatgtcctttatatacttatttacatgtcttacatactcggtacattattcgtactgacgtccttttgttggggacgctgcattcatgcctgaaggtatagataatcagtttgatgagccctcatagtagatgagGTCAATATTCAGCGAAGGATTGggaagactccacctcattcggagtgcagccaagTCTATATGTCATCGTGTCAGAAGTTTTcttcagacttatgggtaggatgttaccctatcccatttgatgtcaaataatcttagaggctttgtagacacagtTTTATTATGTATAGTatatcagaggccttgacggcccatatgtattcatgttttatgaacgatggttcattgatagaacatttgcccacttacaattgtatgttatgagttgtggccatgttgtcccatgatagttacaaaaggaatgagtgAGTTACAGAGTAGTTTGCTTGGGCCACTACGACACTACGTGCCAGCCACGCCTTCCCAGGTTTAGGGCGTGACAATAACGAAGTTTGTTGGACCTACTCCAGAATTTGAGAAtacttctcaaaattttgccccagttacTTAACTGATTCTTTGACTGTCTTACATGTGATGATGTTGGCCGAACTTGCTCTaaaattttgagggccctcctcaaaattctaccctagtttttGTTTGTGGacaaatgaaaattttattgagatgtgaccgaacccacagggctgcctacgtatcccctcttaaacgggaatcaggtcaagcacaGTTAAGTTACATCAGACGAAGAAATGTGAATAATTTAAATATAGTATCTCTTAACTGCATCCGAATTaataggttttggccaaacttctccgtccatttctgcaagtatgagtgcttaTCCTGTCAAtactctgtgaaccatgtaaggacatTGCCATTTAGATGAAAATTTCCATTTGGCtacatcttgatgtggaaagatctgcttcagcaccagctgccccggtgtgaactatcttggtttgacccttttgttgaaagctctagacattcaaTTATGATAAAGCTGATCATGACACACTGTATttatcctttttccatctatgagggctaatttctcatagcggctccttatccattctataTCACTGAGtttggcttcttgtatgatcctcaaagaaggaatttctacctcggcgggaatgacagcttcggtaccataaaccagcaaatagggggttgccccgattgatgtACGGTATGTGGTGCGATATCACAATAAGGCAaatggtaacttctcgtgccatttcttgtgattctctaccattttccttagtatcttcttgatattcttgttagcAGCTTCcacggctccattcatttgagacATGTATGATGTGGAGTTTTTGTGCttaattttgaaagtttcacacatggctttcatcaaatcaccgttgagattggcggcattgtcagtgatgatggactcgggaacctctaatcgacaaacaatacgatccctgacaaaatctatgatgactttcttggttacatctttgtaagatgcagcctctacccattttgtaaagtaatggatggccactaaaatgaacctgtgcccgtttgaagtagTGTGTTCgattggaccaatgacatccattctcAAGGCAGCAAAAGTCCagggtgcacttgttgcattgagtttgTTTGGCAGTACCcatatcatatctgcatgtatctggcattggtgggatttctggacatactggatgcaattcgtttccatagtcatccaaaagtatccaTCTTTGAGTATCTTCTTTGATAGAACAAtatcgttcatatgtggaccgcaagtcCCAGCATGTATTTCCTTGAGTAATTTGGAAGCTTCTTTGGCATcaacacaccttaatagtccTAGGTCAGGTGTTCTCCTATACAAAATTCCTTCGCtttggaagaaatgattggacaaCCTAcgcagtgtgcgtttctgagtatggttcgcctgctctgggtattctcctttcgccaaatattccttgatgccGTGGAACCATGGGTTTccatctatttcttcttcaaaatgagcacaataagctggctgactATGGATCTTTATTggaatgggatcgatgaaattcttgtccggATGCTGTATCATGGAAGACAGAGTAGCCAATGTATCCgcaaactcgttctggattcTCAggacatgtttgaattctattttCATGAACCTCTTTATCAGTTCTTGCACATGATACAggtatggtagtatcttggtgtttttcatagcccattctccttgaacctgatgtactaAAAGATCCGAATCGCCAATTACCAGCAACGCTTGTATATTCATGTCGATGGCCAAATTGAGGCCTATGATGCAAGTCTTAtgttctgccatattgttggtacatggAAACCTAAGCTTCGTGGATATCGGATGATGTTGACCTGTCTCTAACACCAAAACTtctccaatacccactcctttggAGTTTGTAGCTCCgttgaaaaacattctccaaccgtcgtaggattcagcaatgtcctctccaatgaatgacacttcttcatcaggaaaatacatttttggtggttcatattctcctcttataggattttcagcaagatggtctgccaacacttgtcctttgactgccttctgagttacataaatgatatcaaactcactcgGCAATATTTACCACTTGGCCAGCTTCCcggtaggcataggcttctgaaagatgtactttagaggatccatcattgatatgaggtatgtggtatatgcacagaaagtaatgcctcaatttctgagttgtccatgCCAAAGCACAGCAAGCGCATTCtagcagagagtaccgtgcttaataaggtgtgaacttcttatttaggtaatatatggcttgctcctttcttcctgtctcatcatgttggcCCAAAACATAACCAAAAGCCCAATCTAGTGCGGACAAATAGATTAGCAAAGGCCTCCCAGGTTCCGGCGGGACTAGGACTGGCGGAGTGGACATGTATtccttaattttgtcaaaagccttctaACAATCTTCGGTCCAACTGGTTTCAATATCCTTCTTCAAACATTTTGAAGAttggttcacatattactgtggactgtgctatgaagcagcTAATGTTATTGAGGCATCCcgggaaactcatcacgtccttcttattctttgatggtggcaactcttggatagGTTTaacctttgacgggtccaacttgATTCCTCGACGGCtgatgatgaatcccaacaattttttggaaggaaccccgaatgcacattttgcggggtttagttttaaATTGTACTTTCGTAGCCTgacaaagaacttcctcaagtctccTATGTGATCTGTGGCtcttttggatttgatgatgacgtcgttaacatatacctctattttcttgtgtatcatatcatggtaGATGGTCGTCATGTCCCTCATATAGGTATCccaacattcttcagaccgaatggcatcattttgtagcaatacactccccatggtgtaatgaaagctgttttctctacATCTTTTTCGTCTATccaatctgatgataacccgcgaaaCAATTTACAAAGGATTGGTTTTCATGCTTGGCGTAATTGTCGATCAGAACGTGTATATTTGGCATCGGGAAATcgtccttaggacttgctctatttaaagcCCGATAGTCAAAACACACCTTGACTTTCCTACCTTTCTTCAGAACCGGTACAATGTTAGATAACCAAGTTAGGTACTCAACTAccttgaggactttggctttgatctgcttagtgacttctttcttgatttttaggctcatgtatggtttgaactttctgagtttctgctttaccgGCAACACATTGGATTGATAGGCATCTtttgagccactatggatgtgctcaggcCGGTcgtatcatcatatgaccatgcaaaaatatcctcatattctttcaaAAAATG
Proteins encoded in this window:
- the LOC138874891 gene encoding uncharacterized protein codes for the protein MNIQALLVIGDSDLLVHQVQGEWAMKNTKILPYLYHVQELIKRFMKIEFKHVLRIQNEFADTLATLSSMIQHPDKNFIDPIPIKIHSQPAYCAHFEEEIDGNPWFHGIKEYLAKGEYPEQANHTQKRTLRRLSNHFFQSEGILYRRTPDLGLLRCVDAKEASKLLKEIHAGTCGPHMNDIVLSKKILKDGYFWMTMETNCIQYVQKSHQCQIHADMIWSFQQKGQTKIVHTGAAGAEADLSTSRCSQMEIFI